One part of the Candidatus Polarisedimenticolaceae bacterium genome encodes these proteins:
- a CDS encoding beta-N-acetylglucosaminidase domain-containing protein, with protein sequence MSRVRPALAPLVFALLLFAVSSAVHGGFERRWAKLGGAPGTPAVDAHVAFALNEGFNGFFVYSHQAGAWTARQAPDGPFLTPAFRAFAARCRERGIPLLVSINPVADDGGGFVFSETDGERRILRFVALLRAEGVREIVLSFDDQPTRLTELRDVLRYGFPAAPAHLDLTRRVARRLRRDTTLWLCASAYCDRHLGVGSTPYAKAFLSGLKRLPAGVGVVWTGPTVVSPTITREDLARTRERLGGRRLLLYDNYPVDDDPGDALAVPLGPIRGRGPDLHLEAAAYLHCPISRLGANRLAMLTVAAWLRDPARYVPEAAWKRARELLAGSDPAARTALETQSLEWGAWVDSRFWSVRERENPETAAAALGDPVALDRWTWVAARYPDRMAALGAIVDRPFRDDLLDVMSRRLAVARALPLAEEYRARRAAGRPDASALLDALDTERAALAADPGARAALERTLAHAAIPLRPLKGP encoded by the coding sequence GTGAGCCGCGTTCGTCCCGCCCTCGCTCCCCTTGTCTTCGCGCTCCTGCTCTTCGCCGTCTCCTCGGCCGTCCACGGCGGCTTCGAGCGCCGCTGGGCGAAGCTGGGAGGTGCGCCCGGAACCCCCGCGGTCGACGCCCACGTCGCCTTCGCGCTGAACGAGGGGTTCAACGGCTTCTTCGTGTATTCGCACCAGGCCGGCGCGTGGACCGCACGACAGGCCCCCGACGGCCCCTTCCTGACGCCTGCGTTTCGCGCCTTCGCCGCCCGCTGCCGGGAGCGCGGGATCCCGCTCCTGGTCTCCATCAACCCGGTCGCCGACGACGGGGGGGGGTTCGTCTTCTCCGAAACGGACGGAGAGCGCCGGATCCTGCGCTTCGTCGCGCTGCTCCGCGCGGAGGGGGTGCGCGAGATCGTGTTGTCGTTCGACGACCAGCCCACGCGCCTCACCGAGCTGCGCGACGTGTTGCGGTACGGGTTTCCCGCGGCTCCCGCCCACCTCGACCTCACGCGGCGGGTCGCGCGGAGGCTTCGCCGGGACACGACGCTGTGGCTGTGCGCCTCGGCGTATTGCGACCGCCATCTCGGGGTCGGCTCGACGCCCTACGCGAAGGCGTTCCTCTCCGGCCTGAAGCGCCTTCCCGCGGGAGTCGGCGTGGTCTGGACGGGTCCGACCGTCGTCTCCCCGACGATCACGCGCGAGGACCTGGCGCGCACGCGGGAGAGACTGGGCGGACGCCGCCTGCTCCTGTACGACAACTACCCCGTCGACGACGATCCGGGCGACGCGCTCGCCGTTCCCCTCGGCCCGATCCGCGGCCGCGGTCCGGACCTCCACCTCGAGGCGGCCGCCTACCTGCACTGCCCGATCTCGAGGCTCGGCGCGAATCGCCTCGCGATGCTCACGGTCGCGGCGTGGCTTCGCGACCCCGCGCGGTACGTCCCCGAGGCGGCGTGGAAACGCGCGCGCGAGCTCCTCGCGGGGAGCGATCCCGCCGCGCGGACCGCCCTCGAGACGCAGTCGCTCGAGTGGGGCGCCTGGGTCGACAGCCGATTCTGGAGCGTGCGCGAGAGGGAGAATCCCGAGACGGCGGCGGCCGCCCTGGGAGATCCCGTCGCCCTCGACCGCTGGACGTGGGTAGCCGCGCGTTACCCGGACCGGATGGCCGCGCTCGGCGCGATCGTCGATCGCCCGTTTCGGGACGACCTGCTCGACGTCATGTCACGCCGGCTCGCCGTCGCCCGGGCGCTTCCGCTCGCGGAGGAGTACCGCGCGCGCAGGGCCGCCGGTCGGCCCGACGCCTCGGCGCTCCTCGACGCGCTCGACACCGAGCGTGCGGCGCTCGCGGCCGACCCCGGCGCCAGGGCAGCCCTGGAGCGCACCCTCGCGCACGCGGCGATCCCGCTGCGGCCTCTAAAGGGCCCCTAG
- a CDS encoding hybrid sensor histidine kinase/response regulator, with amino-acid sequence MSSQPSRSEAADLLVVDDDPRNRKLLEEYLVAAGHAVRLAPDGRSAIAAVRERVPDIVFLDVMMPDISGLEVCRMLKADPATRMVQIVLVTALDGTPHRVEGLDTGADDFISKPVRREEFLAKVRSLLRARRLMRELDRARADLALRNRALEEMEALKETLAQTLVHDLKNPLTAIAANLDLLERRIDDADARHLVMRCRAGASRMHRMILDLLDVAGLEEGKLLLRLEDADAVVVARRAIEDAEGAARQREIVLVLDAALPCPIRADASVLGRVFDNLLANAIDHSNRGGRVTVRLAPCEEGVSIDVADEGPGIPEEHRERVFEKFARLELRKAGLGGNRGLGLTFCRLAVEAHGGTIWVDAAPGGGALFRTILPAMEAPAAAAAGA; translated from the coding sequence ATGAGCTCCCAGCCGTCGCGTAGCGAAGCCGCCGACCTTCTGGTCGTCGACGACGACCCGCGCAACCGCAAGCTGCTCGAGGAGTACCTCGTGGCGGCCGGCCACGCCGTGCGACTGGCCCCCGACGGACGATCCGCGATCGCGGCGGTGCGCGAACGGGTGCCCGACATCGTCTTCCTCGACGTGATGATGCCGGACATCTCGGGGCTCGAGGTCTGCCGCATGCTCAAGGCCGACCCCGCGACCCGGATGGTCCAGATCGTCCTCGTGACGGCGCTGGACGGGACGCCGCACCGCGTGGAGGGGCTCGACACGGGCGCCGACGATTTCATCAGCAAGCCCGTGCGCCGCGAGGAGTTCCTGGCGAAGGTGCGCTCGCTCCTGCGTGCGCGCCGGCTGATGCGGGAGCTCGACCGCGCGCGGGCGGACCTCGCGCTGCGCAACCGCGCCCTCGAGGAGATGGAAGCGCTCAAGGAGACGCTCGCGCAGACGCTCGTGCACGACCTGAAGAACCCGCTCACCGCGATCGCCGCGAACCTCGACCTGCTCGAGCGGAGGATCGACGACGCCGACGCGCGCCATCTCGTGATGCGCTGCCGTGCGGGAGCGTCGCGCATGCACCGGATGATCCTCGATCTCCTCGACGTCGCGGGCCTGGAGGAAGGAAAACTCCTGCTGCGCCTGGAGGACGCGGACGCCGTCGTCGTCGCCCGGCGCGCGATCGAGGACGCCGAGGGGGCGGCGCGGCAACGCGAGATCGTGCTCGTCCTCGATGCTGCGCTGCCGTGCCCGATCCGCGCGGACGCCTCCGTGCTCGGCCGGGTCTTCGACAACCTCCTCGCGAACGCCATCGACCACTCGAACCGGGGGGGGCGGGTGACCGTGCGTCTGGCGCCCTGCGAGGAAGGGGTTTCGATCGACGTCGCCGACGAGGGGCCCGGAATCCCGGAGGAGCACCGCGAGCGGGTCTTCGAGAAGTTCGCGCGCCTGGAGCTGCGCAAGGCGGGGCTCGGGGGGAACCGCGGGCTGGGATTGACGTTCTGCCGCCTGGCCGTCGAGGCCCACGGGGGCACGATCTGGGTGGACGCCGCGCCCGGCGGCGGTGCGCTGTTCCGGACGATCCTGCCGGCGATGGAAGCCCCCGCGGCGGCGGCGGCCGGGGCCTAG
- a CDS encoding ATP-binding protein, protein MNDEGHPPGGGGLLHAYIAALAVLAAASTWATWSSGGVDDPLATALVAALAALAGSRPVSIPAFRSSFTATHPFVFLALAGLGPLEAVLTAVAGVAGLLLGRKRPTIGHRFLFNVASVMLTATMASWAYGVAGGEPGGALLAEFWPLTAAAVVYFLANTGLLSIAISLERGSSFFDVWREGFLWSAASYFAGLSLATVLLALFEAFGAWSLALGIPPCWLLVAFYETHRERIAERERRIDEVERLNADLEKKVAERTSELVETNRKLVEASKAKSEFLANVSHELRTPLNAVIGFSEYLAGPDFDNLTARQKGFLADIRDSGEHLLQLINDILDLSKIEAGKLEVQRDFVSFAEVLREAAAILRVQAERKSLRFEVHAASDVGVVHVDPKLARQILVNLLSNAVKFTPEGGRIEARAFREGDDLVVEVEDTGIGIPAEHLARIFEEFHQVDGSYARKYQGTGLGLALVRTMVGMHGGSVGVRSAPGEGSTFVCRFPSCAGAGNVPDLPERDRASAPAPVAPDEAPRAARARVPRVLVVEDNEVSRKLARNVLRSRGFEVLEAETGEEALEVVALELPDLILMDLQLPGLDGLEVTRRLKGDARTAGVRIVALTAHAAGIDEGRARAAGCEGYLTKPIRLSTFPSQVAAYLEGVA, encoded by the coding sequence GTGAACGACGAGGGGCACCCGCCCGGGGGCGGGGGGCTGCTGCACGCTTACATCGCGGCGCTCGCCGTGCTCGCAGCCGCGAGCACGTGGGCGACGTGGTCGTCGGGGGGCGTCGACGATCCGCTCGCGACGGCGCTCGTCGCCGCCCTCGCCGCGCTCGCGGGGTCGCGCCCCGTCTCCATCCCCGCGTTCCGGAGCTCGTTCACGGCGACGCACCCGTTCGTCTTCCTGGCCCTGGCCGGTCTCGGACCGCTCGAGGCGGTGCTCACCGCGGTGGCCGGAGTCGCCGGCCTGCTGCTCGGGCGCAAACGACCGACGATCGGCCATCGCTTCCTGTTCAACGTCGCCTCCGTGATGCTGACGGCGACGATGGCCTCGTGGGCGTACGGAGTCGCCGGAGGCGAGCCGGGGGGCGCCCTGCTCGCGGAGTTCTGGCCGCTCACCGCCGCCGCGGTGGTCTACTTCCTCGCCAACACGGGGCTGCTCTCCATCGCGATCTCCCTCGAGCGCGGGTCGTCGTTCTTCGACGTGTGGCGCGAGGGCTTCCTGTGGAGCGCGGCGTCGTACTTCGCGGGGCTGTCGCTGGCGACGGTCCTCCTCGCGCTGTTCGAGGCGTTCGGAGCGTGGAGCCTGGCTCTGGGCATCCCGCCGTGCTGGCTCCTCGTCGCGTTCTACGAGACGCACCGGGAGCGCATCGCGGAGCGCGAGCGCCGGATCGACGAGGTGGAGCGCCTGAACGCCGACCTCGAGAAGAAAGTCGCGGAGCGCACCTCCGAGCTCGTGGAGACCAACCGCAAGCTCGTGGAGGCGTCCAAGGCCAAGAGCGAGTTCCTGGCGAACGTCTCGCACGAGCTCCGCACGCCCCTCAACGCGGTGATCGGCTTCTCCGAGTACCTGGCGGGGCCGGACTTCGACAACCTGACCGCGCGCCAGAAGGGATTCCTCGCCGACATCCGCGACAGCGGGGAGCACCTGCTGCAGCTCATCAACGACATTCTCGATCTCTCCAAGATCGAGGCGGGCAAGCTCGAGGTGCAGCGCGACTTCGTGTCGTTCGCGGAGGTGTTGCGCGAGGCCGCGGCGATCCTCCGCGTGCAGGCGGAGCGCAAGTCGCTCCGCTTCGAGGTCCACGCGGCGTCCGACGTCGGCGTCGTCCACGTGGACCCCAAGCTCGCGCGCCAGATCCTCGTCAACCTGCTCAGCAACGCGGTGAAGTTCACCCCGGAAGGGGGGCGGATCGAGGCCCGCGCGTTCCGTGAGGGGGACGATCTCGTGGTGGAGGTGGAGGACACCGGGATCGGGATTCCCGCCGAGCACCTCGCGCGCATCTTCGAGGAGTTCCACCAGGTGGACGGCTCGTACGCGCGGAAGTACCAGGGGACCGGCCTGGGTCTGGCGCTCGTGCGCACGATGGTGGGGATGCACGGCGGCAGCGTGGGCGTGCGCTCGGCTCCCGGCGAGGGCTCCACGTTCGTCTGCCGGTTCCCGTCGTGCGCGGGAGCGGGAAACGTCCCGGATCTCCCCGAGCGCGACCGCGCCTCCGCTCCCGCGCCGGTCGCTCCGGACGAGGCCCCCCGCGCCGCGCGGGCCCGCGTGCCGCGCGTACTCGTCGTCGAGGACAACGAGGTGAGTCGCAAGCTCGCGCGCAACGTCCTGCGCTCGCGGGGGTTCGAGGTGCTCGAGGCCGAGACCGGCGAAGAGGCCCTGGAAGTCGTCGCGCTGGAGCTTCCCGACCTGATCCTGATGGACCTGCAGCTTCCCGGCCTCGACGGTCTGGAGGTCACGCGTCGCCTCAAGGGCGACGCGCGCACCGCGGGCGTCCGTATCGTCGCGCTGACCGCGCACGCCGCCGGGATCGACGAGGGTCGGGCCCGCGCCGCGGGGTGCGAGGGGTACCTCACGAAGCCGATCCGCCTGTCGACCTTCCCGTCCCAGGTCGCCGCCTATCTGGAGGGTGTCGCATGA
- a CDS encoding OsmC family protein: MSVVIDCRYEGDLHCTAVHGPSGDRIVTDAPVDNHGKGEHFSPTDLVAASIGVCALTIMGIAARPRGIDITGATVRVTKEMGATPRRHIAKLTAVFRLPARLDARERALMEQAARSCPVQASLGELTRLELVFEYA, from the coding sequence ATGTCCGTCGTCATCGACTGTCGCTACGAAGGCGACTTGCACTGCACCGCGGTCCACGGCCCGTCGGGCGACCGCATCGTGACCGACGCACCCGTCGACAACCACGGCAAGGGCGAGCACTTCTCGCCGACCGACCTCGTCGCCGCCTCGATCGGCGTCTGCGCGCTCACGATCATGGGAATCGCCGCGCGCCCGCGCGGCATCGACATCACCGGCGCGACCGTCCGCGTCACCAAGGAGATGGGGGCGACCCCGCGGCGCCACATCGCGAAGCTCACCGCCGTCTTCCGCCTCCCCGCGCGACTCGACGCCCGGGAGCGCGCGCTGATGGAACAAGCCGCCAGGAGCTGCCCGGTGCAGGCCTCCCTCGGCGAGCTCACGCGACTCGAACTGGTGTTCGAATACGCCTGA
- a CDS encoding inositol monophosphatase family protein — MRADPDVALACDTARLAVEAGASAALRRFRTDLAVDLKDDRSPVTQADRDAEAAILDVIRRVFPEHATLAEESGSAGAGRDRWIVDPLDGTKGFARGGSFWGPLVAYERDGVVLAGAMALPALGELYWAGRGLGAWRDGERLRVSSVAGWEQATLSLGELRWLLAPPFGDGVRALVATAASSRCYGDLAGAAMLLQGKADAWIEAGVRPWDLGPIAILVEEAGGRFTDLDGNVVPLGDHAIATNGVLHDHVLATLRAF, encoded by the coding sequence ATGCGAGCCGACCCCGACGTCGCCCTGGCTTGCGACACCGCCCGCCTCGCCGTCGAGGCCGGCGCCTCCGCGGCCCTCCGTCGATTCCGTACGGACCTCGCGGTCGATCTCAAGGACGACCGCTCGCCGGTGACCCAGGCGGACCGCGACGCCGAGGCGGCGATCCTCGACGTGATCCGTCGCGTGTTCCCCGAGCACGCGACCCTCGCCGAGGAGAGCGGCTCCGCCGGGGCGGGGCGCGACCGCTGGATCGTCGATCCGTTGGACGGAACGAAGGGGTTCGCCCGCGGCGGGAGCTTCTGGGGCCCCCTCGTCGCCTACGAGCGGGACGGGGTCGTGCTGGCGGGGGCGATGGCCCTTCCGGCGCTCGGCGAGCTCTACTGGGCCGGCCGCGGGCTCGGCGCGTGGCGCGACGGGGAGCGCCTTCGCGTTTCGTCGGTGGCCGGCTGGGAGCAGGCCACGCTCAGCCTCGGAGAGTTGCGCTGGCTGCTCGCGCCCCCGTTCGGCGACGGCGTGCGCGCGCTCGTCGCGACCGCCGCGTCGTCCCGCTGCTACGGCGACCTCGCCGGTGCGGCGATGCTCCTCCAGGGAAAGGCGGACGCGTGGATCGAGGCGGGGGTGCGGCCCTGGGATCTGGGGCCGATCGCGATCCTCGTCGAGGAGGCGGGAGGGCGCTTCACCGACCTCGACGGCAACGTCGTCCCGCTCGGCGATCACGCGATCGCGACGAACGGCGTGCTCCACGACCACGTGCTGGCGACGCTCAGGGCGTTCTAG
- a CDS encoding sodium-dependent bicarbonate transport family permease has product MSHLSPPVLFFFLGMFAALVRSNLRVPEAVTKVLSLYLLWAIGFKGGVELRASGLTPEALRGLGAALALASAVPVYTFYLLRRRLALADAAALAAAYGSISAVTFMAATQWLDTAGVAYGGHMVAAMVLMESPAIVVAVILMRRSGGGGASGWSTLLHEAFLNGPVLLLLGSLAVGLLTGERGYAAFKPLCTDLFSGVLVFFLLDLGILAAERLKDLRERGAFLVSFAVAVPLLNAAVALVLSRVLGLEEGNAILLVTLAASASYIAVPAAARLVLPEANPSLYLPMVLALTFPFNIGIGIPLYAWAVGALRSWTG; this is encoded by the coding sequence ATGAGCCACCTGAGCCCCCCGGTCCTCTTCTTCTTCCTCGGGATGTTCGCGGCTCTCGTCCGCTCGAACCTCCGCGTTCCCGAGGCGGTGACCAAGGTCCTCTCGCTCTACCTGCTCTGGGCGATCGGGTTCAAGGGGGGCGTCGAGCTCCGCGCGAGCGGGTTGACCCCCGAAGCGCTGCGCGGCCTCGGCGCCGCGCTGGCGCTCGCGAGCGCGGTCCCGGTCTACACCTTCTACCTGCTCCGCCGGCGACTCGCCCTCGCCGACGCCGCCGCCCTCGCGGCGGCCTACGGCTCGATCAGCGCGGTCACGTTCATGGCCGCGACGCAATGGCTCGACACCGCGGGGGTCGCCTACGGCGGGCACATGGTGGCGGCGATGGTCCTCATGGAGTCCCCCGCGATCGTCGTCGCGGTGATCCTCATGCGCCGCTCGGGCGGGGGAGGGGCGTCGGGCTGGAGCACGCTCCTGCACGAGGCGTTCCTCAACGGACCGGTGCTGCTCCTGCTCGGAAGCCTGGCCGTGGGCCTGCTCACCGGCGAGCGCGGGTACGCCGCGTTCAAGCCGCTGTGCACCGACCTGTTCAGCGGGGTGCTGGTCTTTTTCCTGCTCGACCTGGGGATCCTGGCGGCGGAGCGCCTCAAGGACCTCCGGGAGCGCGGCGCCTTTCTCGTGTCGTTCGCGGTCGCCGTCCCCCTGCTGAACGCCGCGGTCGCGCTCGTCCTTTCGCGGGTCCTGGGCCTCGAGGAGGGAAACGCGATCCTGCTGGTGACCCTCGCGGCGTCGGCGTCGTACATCGCGGTGCCCGCCGCGGCGCGCCTGGTGCTCCCCGAGGCGAACCCGAGCCTCTACCTGCCGATGGTCCTGGCCCTGACCTTCCCGTTCAACATCGGCATCGGCATCCCGCTCTACGCGTGGGCGGTGGGCGCCCTGAGGTCGTGGACCGGTTGA
- the murF gene encoding UDP-N-acetylmuramoyl-tripeptide--D-alanyl-D-alanine ligase translates to MIEPLLERLASGRSGYTSDSRIATPHDVFVALKGGARDGHDFVPELLARGVACVVERGRAPASGAAPFVEVEDTHAAHRVLAALFRRRFRGRVVGIGGSSGKTTAKEFTASILAAAFRVAKTERSQNGELGVPRTLERLRTGVEVAVVEIGIDAPGDMARHVEIVAPDIAVLTSIGEEHLNLLGSVENVFREETILFDATLARGGVAFAPEDDPWLSRLEGRPGVTLVPSDPERLDPALACPLTHPYARRNAALACAVALHLGMPARAIAPVLATLDPPEGRGQERILAEGTVVLLDHYNANPSSLRAGLEAARLRAASASLPLRLVLGDMLDLGSETARAHEGMIEALRSAAAASLWLVGPEWSKLADRLAGAAGELRVFPDSAAAAREAEALRLPPAVVLVKGSRGMALERVLRGLGVGA, encoded by the coding sequence ATGATCGAGCCCCTACTCGAACGTCTGGCCTCCGGCCGATCCGGGTACACGTCCGATTCGCGCATCGCGACGCCGCACGACGTCTTCGTCGCCCTGAAGGGGGGGGCGCGCGACGGCCACGACTTCGTCCCCGAGCTGCTCGCGCGCGGGGTCGCCTGCGTCGTCGAGCGGGGCCGCGCCCCCGCCTCGGGGGCGGCTCCGTTCGTGGAGGTGGAGGACACCCACGCGGCGCATCGCGTCCTCGCCGCCCTGTTCCGTCGCCGCTTCCGCGGTCGCGTCGTCGGCATCGGCGGCAGCTCGGGGAAGACGACCGCCAAGGAGTTCACCGCGTCGATCCTCGCCGCCGCGTTTCGCGTGGCGAAAACCGAGCGGTCGCAGAACGGCGAGCTCGGCGTTCCCCGGACGCTCGAGCGCCTCCGGACGGGGGTGGAGGTGGCGGTGGTCGAGATCGGGATCGACGCGCCGGGGGACATGGCGCGCCACGTGGAGATCGTCGCTCCGGACATCGCCGTGCTCACGTCGATCGGGGAGGAGCACCTCAACCTCCTCGGCTCGGTCGAGAACGTCTTCCGCGAGGAGACGATCCTGTTCGACGCCACGCTCGCGCGCGGGGGGGTCGCCTTCGCCCCGGAGGACGATCCGTGGCTGTCGCGGCTCGAGGGCCGCCCGGGGGTGACCCTCGTGCCCTCCGATCCGGAGCGACTGGACCCCGCGCTCGCCTGCCCGCTGACCCACCCCTACGCCCGGCGCAATGCCGCGCTGGCGTGCGCGGTGGCCTTGCACCTGGGAATGCCGGCGCGGGCGATCGCGCCCGTGCTCGCCACGCTCGATCCTCCCGAGGGCCGCGGGCAGGAGCGCATCCTTGCCGAGGGGACGGTGGTCCTGCTCGACCACTACAACGCCAACCCGTCGTCGCTGCGCGCCGGCCTCGAGGCGGCGCGACTGCGCGCGGCGTCGGCGTCCCTGCCGCTGCGCCTGGTCCTGGGGGACATGCTCGACCTGGGGTCCGAGACCGCGCGGGCGCACGAAGGGATGATCGAGGCGCTGCGCTCCGCGGCCGCGGCGAGCCTCTGGCTCGTCGGCCCCGAGTGGTCGAAGCTCGCCGACCGCCTGGCCGGGGCGGCGGGGGAGTTGCGGGTCTTTCCCGACAGCGCCGCCGCCGCCCGCGAGGCGGAGGCGCTCCGCCTTCCGCCGGCGGTCGTCCTCGTGAAGGGATCGCGGGGGATGGCGCTCGAGAGGGTGTTGCGCGGACTCGGCGTCGGCGCATGA
- a CDS encoding alginate lyase family protein — MQRTLPEPSWWARRARDLRAGSHYLPRQVLRRGLVLLRRRITGAAPSGLRRRLAALRAAPPPCRSIAPNDGLRAFLLDPGVNPPERAESLLSGRFEFVGLTREFGAPPRWNDRSGAPSHLWRMNLHYHRFLVDAAAESARRPERAHVLLGRAADWLDDWTGACLPGDPAGWSDAWNSYAASTRLLHAWCARRLLEGVAGAAAEALRRRLDGLGASSASFVEAWLERDLGGNHLLRNAFALLAAGRWFTGPLASRWERVGRRVVEEELARQLLPDGCHDERSPMYHALQLEDLLLAALASGPVPGDEPLREQASKLLAAFGAMLHADGEIALLNDSAFGIAAPARALRSLAEDAGIAPATLPSGELPFAGYYRFAGEGSVLLFDAGSLGPDHLPAHAHCDALSFDWSVAGRRVVTDTGVDRYEAGPERDFQRGVAAHATLQAAERDQGEPFGGFRMGRRPRVTGRRTGPDVVEGQHDGFGRHGIHARRVTVGPESIRWTDRLVGPSDCPVTVRVGFTPDASVSLERAGAVVAFEGGVVLRMSLPDDGAAAVESGIQCERFGSAVSRPVLAWRGVGGRGRHHAFELARVR; from the coding sequence ATGCAGCGCACCCTTCCGGAACCGTCGTGGTGGGCGAGGCGCGCGCGCGACCTGCGGGCCGGATCGCATTACCTGCCCCGACAGGTCCTCCGCCGCGGGCTCGTCCTGCTGCGCCGCAGGATCACCGGCGCCGCGCCCTCGGGGCTGAGACGGCGCCTCGCCGCGCTGCGGGCCGCTCCCCCGCCCTGCCGGTCCATCGCGCCGAACGACGGGCTGCGGGCGTTCCTCCTCGACCCGGGCGTGAACCCGCCGGAGCGGGCGGAGTCGCTGCTCTCCGGTCGATTCGAGTTCGTCGGCCTCACGCGGGAGTTCGGCGCCCCGCCGCGCTGGAACGACCGGAGCGGCGCGCCGTCGCACCTCTGGCGCATGAACCTGCACTACCACCGCTTCCTCGTGGACGCCGCGGCGGAGTCCGCGCGACGCCCGGAGAGAGCGCACGTCCTGCTCGGCCGGGCTGCGGACTGGCTCGACGATTGGACCGGGGCCTGCCTTCCCGGGGACCCGGCCGGCTGGTCCGACGCGTGGAACAGCTACGCCGCTTCCACGCGCCTGCTGCACGCGTGGTGCGCCCGGCGGTTGCTCGAAGGCGTCGCCGGCGCCGCCGCCGAAGCACTGCGCCGTCGCCTCGACGGACTCGGAGCGTCGAGCGCCTCGTTCGTCGAGGCCTGGCTCGAGCGGGACCTCGGCGGGAATCACCTCCTCCGAAACGCATTCGCGCTGTTGGCGGCGGGCCGATGGTTCACCGGGCCGCTCGCGTCACGATGGGAACGCGTGGGGCGACGCGTGGTGGAGGAGGAGCTCGCGCGCCAGCTGCTGCCCGACGGGTGCCACGACGAGCGAAGCCCGATGTACCACGCGCTCCAGTTGGAGGACCTCCTCCTCGCCGCGCTGGCGTCGGGACCGGTCCCCGGCGACGAGCCCCTGCGGGAGCAAGCCTCGAAGCTCCTCGCCGCCTTCGGCGCGATGCTCCACGCCGACGGGGAGATCGCGCTGCTCAACGACAGTGCCTTCGGGATCGCCGCGCCGGCGCGAGCGCTGCGATCGCTTGCGGAGGACGCGGGGATCGCGCCCGCAACGCTTCCCTCCGGGGAGCTGCCTTTCGCGGGGTATTACCGCTTCGCAGGGGAAGGCAGCGTCCTGCTCTTCGACGCCGGCTCGCTCGGCCCGGACCACCTTCCGGCCCACGCGCATTGCGACGCCCTTTCGTTCGATTGGAGCGTGGCCGGTCGGCGTGTCGTGACCGACACCGGGGTGGACCGCTACGAGGCGGGCCCGGAACGGGACTTCCAGCGGGGCGTGGCGGCGCACGCCACCCTGCAGGCGGCCGAGCGGGATCAGGGGGAGCCGTTCGGCGGGTTCCGCATGGGACGCCGTCCCCGGGTGACCGGGCGACGGACCGGGCCGGACGTCGTCGAGGGCCAACACGACGGATTCGGCAGGCACGGAATCCACGCGCGCCGCGTGACCGTCGGGCCGGAATCGATCCGCTGGACCGACCGCCTGGTGGGTCCTTCGGACTGTCCCGTCACCGTGCGCGTCGGGTTCACTCCCGACGCATCCGTCTCCCTCGAGCGGGCCGGCGCCGTCGTCGCGTTCGAGGGAGGGGTGGTCCTCCGGATGTCCCTGCCCGACGACGGCGCGGCCGCGGTTGAATCGGGAATCCAGTGCGAGCGCTTCGGATCGGCCGTGTCCCGCCCGGTCCTCGCGTGGCGCGGCGTGGGCGGACGCGGACGCCACCACGCGTTCGAGCTCGCGCGGGTTCGCTGA